A single window of Nasonia vitripennis strain AsymCx chromosome 4, Nvit_psr_1.1, whole genome shotgun sequence DNA harbors:
- the LOC107982166 gene encoding putative ankyrin repeat protein RF_0381, which translates to MSSVFFNIYEDDDDEDSCSDTATVIGDFPIDWYTENRQLLNQAIEEEDLLQISYHLAFEPDPHVPILGKPSPLWMAIHNSTPEIVDVLIRSGYSIMEIQCPSTYYFHSDDYTYTGDHDSLSDYKGYTYFTYMTLLHWAVINDSYSKVKVLLAHGASPNWVDERGNSVLLYAVESGSVRIAEELIKQGAKVNEPLPKHPGNYLIHDAVHSGNLPMVKMLLNYGAKVNVINCDDQSVLHLLLKPKRKEMPDLVQLLADAGCPINYRLQDKFSPLYLAVEQRRTRTCRILLEHLADPNAGIYGTNAFPLVIACEYRCLSLIRHLLQSGAYVDQRLDSSQTLLHVACTKGHTEVVRELLKYGADVDAIDNAHKTPLHAAVERGSKWIVRLLLRNGANAEVPDNEMYTPLHRATFLGLVDMVKILLEAEADMNTEDDWCFTLLHTACRKDKLQVVKLLVKMGADVNRKSKIKVTPLHLAVEHGSTSLVQFLLRKGADVNCRGPDNKTPIFRACSYHNAAKIKLLLNYGAKMNVKDNSGSTPFRQLYYKEREAGQIMLKHMALRFYNGERIEACDLRLLRDHNAAHAYFMNALGRVMMLKNDKFFRNVTFFDVLCMKPSQLLKLVRNNEFIGAFRANYGKHKSFWDDLEIKFEKALMERELLYSAEHFLTSIFGKYLPAASLERMATFFIIDALDQMEEEEARKADNSHVHPLVARFQRRGHM; encoded by the exons ATGTCAAGTGTATTTTTCAACATctacgaggacgacgacgacgaggactcGTGTAGCGACACGGCAACCGTGATCGGGGACTTTCCTATAGACTGGTATACTGAAAACAGGCAGTTGCTCAACCAAGCCATAGAAGAGGAGGACTTACTTCAAATCAGCTACCACCTGGCCTTCGAGCCCGACCCCCATGTACCGATCCTCGGTAAACCCTCCCCCCTATGGATGGCCATCCACAACAGTACCCCGGAGATCGTCGACGTCCTCATCCGCAGCGGTTACAGCATCATGGAGATACAATGTCCATCAACCTACTACTTTCACAGCGATGACTACACATACACCGGCGACCACGACAGTTTATCGGACTACAAGGGCTACACTTACTTCACCTACATGACGCTCCTCCATTGGGCCGTCATAAACGATAGCTACAGCAAAGTTAAAGTCCTACTCGCGCACGGGGCTTCCCCGAACTGGGTCGACGAGCGGGGCAACAGTGTCCTCCTCTACGCCGTCGAGAGCGGCAGCGTTCGCATAGCGGAAGAACTGATCAAGCAAGGGGCCAAAGTCAACGAGCCTCTCCCGAAGCATCCTGGCAACTACCTCATACATGACGCAGTCCACTCCGGCAACCTTCCGATGGTGAAAATGTTGTTGAATTACGGCGCCAAAGTAAACGTCATAAACTGTGATGACCAGTCTGTCCTACACCTTTTACTCAAGCCTAAGCGAAAGGAGATGCCAGATTTGGTCCAGCTCCTGGCAGACGCAGGGTGTCCAATCAATTACCGGCTCCAGGACAAGTTCTCACCGTTGTACTTGGCCGTAGAACAGAGACGCACGAGAACATGCAGGATACTGTTGGAACATCTCGCTGACCCAAACGCCGGGATCTACGGGACAAACGCGTTCCCTCTTGTAATTGCCTGTGAATATAGATGCTTGTCGTTGATACGGCATCTGCTGCAATCCGGAGCGTACGTCGACCAGAGACTGGATTCAAGCCAGACACTCTTGCACGTCGCTTGCACGAAGGGTCACACAGAAGTCGTTCGGGAGTTGCTCAAGTACGGCGCTGACGTCGACGCCATCGACAACGCACACAAGACTCCTCTGCATGCAGCAGTGGAAAGGGGCAGTAAGTGGATCGTGAGGTTGCTCTTGAGGAACGGGGCTAACGCTGAAGTGCCTGACAATGAAATGTACACGCCGTTGCACCGCGCCACCTTCTTGGGTCTCGTTGATATGGTCAAGATACTGTTGGAAGCCGAAGCCGATATGAACACTGAGGACGATTGGTGCTTCACGCTGCTTCACACAGCTTGCCGAAAGGACAAGTTGCAGGTG GTAAAGCTATTAGTGAAAATGGGTGCCGACGTAAACCGCAAGAGTAAGATTAAAGTGACCCCTTTGCATCTGGCCGTCGAGCACGGCTCAACGAGTCTCGTGCAGTTTCTTCTTAGAAAAGGCGCAGATGTCAACTGCAGAGGTCCAGACAACAAAACACCGATTTTCAGAGCCTGCAGCTACCACAACGCAGCGAAAATTAAGCTTCTTCTGAACTACGGTGCGAAGATGAACGTAAAGGACAACTCCGGGTCCACGCCCTTCCGCCAGCTTTACTACAAGGAACGAGAAGCTGGCCAGATTATGTTGAAGCACATGGCGCTGAGGTTTTACAACGGTGAGCGTATCGAGGCGTGTGACCTGCGCTTGCTCAGGGATCATAATGCTGCACACGCGTACTTCATGAACGCTCTCGGTAGAGTGATGATGTTGAAGAATGACAAGTTCTTCAGAAATGTGACGTTCTTCGATGTCTTGTGTATGAAACCGTCGCAACTTTTAAAGCTCGTAAGGAACAACGAATTTATCGGGGCGTTCCGGGCGAATTACGGGAAACATAAAAGTTTTTGGGACGATTTGGAGATCAAGTTTGAGAAGGCTTTGATGGAGAGGGAATTGCTTTATAGTGCAGAGCATTTTCTGACTTCTATATTTGGAAAATATCTGCCTGCTGCGTCGCTCGAGCGGATGGCAACTTTCTTCATAATCGACGCCCTGGACCAAATGGAGGAAGAGGAAGCGCGCAAAGCTGACAATTCTCATGTACATCCGTTAGTAGCGCGATTCCAACGGCGAGGCCACATGTGA
- the LOC103317768 gene encoding venom allergen 5-like, producing the protein MKSFKVLTFTFLAFSNFLVVFSNDYDAHAADYCNLNCTSGFDDGVVEPHVLCTFRNPSPAKACTDIQKVGLTEEEKQKVLDVHNKLRQFVASGLETRGSPGPQPLAKDMPILEWDEELAFLAQRAAIQCSIEHYCSDVERFPVGQNIAYTGIPSKKYDLEDMVKSWYDEVQYFNAGEVPSFVPRESDSGLPDIEHYTQLVWAQTTKIGCGLIVWRENKLYKTNLYCNYGESGNYESDPVYKTA; encoded by the exons ATGAAGTCCTTTAAAGTATTAACATTTACATTTTTGGCATTTTCTAACTTTTTAGTCGTATTTTCGAATGACTACGACGCTCACGCAGCAGACTATTGCAATCTCAATTGCACCAGTGGATTTGACGATGGAGTCGTGGAGCCACATGTTTTGTGTACATTCAGA AACCCTTCGCCAGCAAAAGCTTGTACTGATATACAAAAAGTGGGATTAACAGAGGAAGAAAAGCAAAAAGTCCTTGATGTGCACAACAAACTCAGACAATTTGTAGCTAGTGGCTTAGAGACTCGAGGAAGTCCTGGGCCTCAACCACTTGCAAAGGATATGCCTATTTTG GAATGGGATGAAGAACTGGCATTTCTAGCTCAACGAGCTGCTATTCAGTGTTCGATAGAGCACTATTGCAGTGATGTAG AGCGATTTCCAGTCGGTCAAAACATTGCTTATACAGGAATACCGTCcaaaaaatatgatttagAAGATATGGTAAAAAGCTGGTACGACGAGGTTCAGTACTTCAACGCAGGGGAAGTCCCGTCGTTTGT TCCGAGGGAATCAGATTCAGGTTTGCCTGATATCGAGCACTACACGCAATTGGTATGGGCTCAGACTACTAAAATCGGCTGTGGCTTGATAGTGTGGCGTGAAAATAAGCTTTACAAGACTAACTTATACTGCAACTATGGCGAATCAGGAAATTACGAAAGTGATCCTGTGTACAAAACTGCTTAG
- the LOC100120001 gene encoding protein LTV1 homolog: MPKGKTKKFIDKKNSVTFQLVHRSQRDPLAADENAPQRVLIPTGSKQAHQHSNTNSLSSDKRKEEQQKYGVFFDDEYDYLQHLKDVNTLTAEWERVEPTNKVDTKKPSDKKNEIQLPSSVFESNVEEKVGLLNRAATSGLQLDLDPDVVAAMDDDFDFDDPDNELEDDFIQLANAEGGEDGSSEYSGEMSDAFESDEDADGSICSDQTFGHEETKSRFTEYSMSSNIMKRNQGLTLLDDKFEQMYADYDENEIGPLDCVDIEGFVEPNSDVLLQCAQEHENKQKLETESISELVKKHMHLEDESEDYNKYLEKLSVDVRERNKWDCESVLSTYSNIYNHPKLIKESNVQKIKVDEKTGIPKDFSGGRDKNQLTVRNLSQFENENELSNKNNSHATKSVVSELTIRSKNETPEERKERKKNFKEYRRERRKERKINIEAFKQEKKRQENILNNERKTVKANRIL; this comes from the coding sequence ATGCCCAAGGGAAAAACTAAGAAGTTCATCGACAAAAAGAATTCTGTAACTTTTCAACTTGTGCATCGATCCCAGAGAGATCCTCTGGCTGCAGATGAAAATGCACCGCAAAGAGTACTCATTCCAACTGGAAGTAAACAAGCGCATCAACACAGTAATACGAATTCCTTAAGCAGTGATAAACGCAAAGAAGAGCAGCAGAAATATGGAGTCTTTTTTGACGATGAATACGACTATCTTCAACATTTAAAAGATGTGAATACACTGACAGCAGAATGGGAAAGAGTTGAGCCTACGAATAAAGTAGATACGAAAAAACCTTCTGATAAAAAGAATGAAATCCAGTTGCCTTCATCGGTGTTTGAGTCCAATGTGGAGGAAAAAGTTGGACTTTTAAATAGAGCTGCAACTTCAGGGTTGCAGTTAGATCTTGATCCAGATGTCGTTGCTGCTATGGATGACGATTTTGACTTTGATGATCCAGACAATGAATTAGAAGATGATTTCATTCAGTTAGCTAATGCTGAAGGAGGTGAGGATGGCTCTTCTGAATATAGTGGGGAAATGAGCGATGCCTTCGAAAGTGACGAAGATGCAGATGGTTCAATTTGCAGTGACCAAACATTTGGACATGAAGAAACAAAATCACGTTTCACAGAATACTCTATGAGTAGTAATATTATGAAGAGAAATCAAGGGCTCACTCTTTTGGATGATAAATTTGAACAAATGTACGCAGATTACGATGAAAACGAAATTGGACCCTTAGATTGTGTAGATATTGAAGGTTTTGTAGAGCCAAACTCCGATGTACTTTTACAGTGTGCTCAAGAACACGAGAATAAACAAAAGCTGGAAACCGAATCAATATCTGAATTAGTAAAGAAGCATATGCATTTAGAGGATGAGTCCGAAGATTACAACAAGTATTTAGAAAAGCTATCTGTAGATGTTCGGGAAAGGAATAAATGGGATTGTGAAAGTGTTCTAAGCACGTACAGTAATATTTACAACCACCCAAAGCTGATAAAGGAATCCAATGTGCAAAAAATCAAAGTTGATGAGAAGACTGGCATACCGAAAGATTTCTCTGGAGGACGTGATAAAAATCAACTGACTGTTAGGAATCTTTCTCagtttgaaaatgaaaatgaactttcaaacaaaaataattcacACGCAACGAAATCTGTTGTTAGTGAATTAACAATAAGATCCAAGAATGAAACTCCAGAGgagaggaaagagagaaagaagaattTCAAAGAGTACAGAAGAGAAAGGAGAAAAGAACGCAAGATCAACATAGAGGCATTTAAGCAGGAGAAGAAGCGGCAAGAGAACATCCTGAATAACGAGAGGAAAACTGTTAAAGCAAACCGTATTTTGTAA
- the LOC100422735 gene encoding nasonin-4 precursor — protein MKTLAFLLLLMLLAHVASSESAYCGRLDCWHDCIFKFYRYGVCVGSECQCRGKIGGGK, from the exons ATGAAGACTCTTGCATTTCTGCTGCTTCTGATGCTTCTGGCTCACGTCGCGTCCTCCGAGTCAGCTT ACTGCGGAAGACTCGATTGCTGGCATGACTGCATCTTCAAGTTCTACAGATACGGAGTTTGCGTCGGTAGCGAGTGCCAGTGTCGCGGCAAAATCGGCGGTGGAAAATGA
- the LOC100113967 gene encoding alpha-tocopherol transfer protein-like, translated as MTLLPPTVEQQRRIDDVLPPDPEMRKRDIAAIREWLAKQPHLPKHMDDKRLEHFLFGCKNSIERCKLILETYFSARTALPEFFANRDPLARDIQDNCDVIEYFVLPKLTEEGHRVTILRLKETALERFSLTAITRRILMVLDIRLQEEASLTNVMIFDLKGFTAGHFAKCVPTQTIVKKAMLATQNSMPFRLHRIYYLNAPTFIGSVLNIFYPLLKEKLIEKFRIHTGDGEELHPYIDKDILPNEWGGKAGTFSELNEAWRLKIEKHRDWFLREEKLSRTNESARLPTSKSLIAKELDGVQGSFRKLNID; from the exons ATGACGCTACTTCCGCCGACGGTGGAGCAGCAGAGGCGGATCGACGATGTCCTGCCGCCGGATCCGGAGATGAGGAAGCGCGATATCGCCGCGATTAGAGAGTGGCTCGCTAAACAGCCTCATCTGCCGAAACATATGG ATGACAAGAGGCTGGAGCACTTTCTGTTCGGCTGCAAGAACAGCATAGAAAGGTGCAAGCTGATCCTCGAGACGTACTTCAGCGCGCGAACGGCCCTGCCTGAGTTCTTCGCTAACAGAGATCCGCTCGCGCGAGATATCCAGGACAACTGCGATGTGAT agaATACTTCGTTCTGCCAAAATTAACGGAGGAGGGCCACAGAGTGACAATACTGCGGCTGAAGGAGACGGCGTTGGAACGATTTTCTCTCACCGCGATAACGAGGCGGATCCTCATGGTTCTGGACATTCGTCTACAGGAGGAGGCCTCTTTGACGAATGTTATGATCTTCGATCTCAAg GGTTTCACAGCCGGCCACTTCGCCAAATGCGTTCCAACGCAAACGATCGTGAAGAAAGCCATGCTCGCGACGCAGAACAGTATGCCCTTCAGATTACACCGGATCTACTACTTGAACGCCCCGACCTTCATCGGCAGCGTCCTCAACATCTTCTATCCCCTCCTGAAGGAAAAGCTCATCGAGAAG TTTCGTATACACACCGGTGACGGCGAGGAGCTTCATCCCTACATAGACAAGGACATTCTGCCGAACGAGTGGGGCGGCAAAGCCGGTACTTTCTCGGAGCTTAACG AGGCTTGGCGTCTGAAGATCGAAAAGCACCGGGACTGGTTCTTGAGAGAGGAAAAGCTCAGCCGGACGAACGAAAGCGCGCGACTGCCTACGAGCAAGTCGCTCATAGCTAAGGAGCTTGACGGTGTTCAGGGCTCCTTCCGCAAGCTCAACATCGATTAG
- the LOC100680244 gene encoding uncharacterized protein LOC100680244 — MVDCLTLCNTSCITCIWCLLLSHCFPKHFNNFDDTDSNKCTFKPIPKPKPFQSNCKRSCKVKDCKLRRRPRSADFPANCTNKQNGNGHHEKDQLIWDGNLRKLTPCESRHTSGDVKSGKYKLSMQQQQQQ; from the exons ATGGTGGACTGCCTGACGCTTTGCAACACCAGTTGCATAACCTGCATTTGGTGCCTGTTACTCTCCCATTG TTTCCCGAAACACTTCAACAATTTCGACGACACAGACTCGAACAAGTGCACGTTCAAACCGATTCCAAAGCCGAAACCCTTCCAGAGTAATTGCAAGCGCAGTTGCAAAGTCAAAGACTGCAAGCTTCGACGACGTCCTCGATCGGCCGATTTTCCCGCAAATTGTACGAATAAACAAAACGGAAACGGTCACCATGAAAAAGATCAGCTAATATG GGACGGCAATTTACGAAAGCTCACCCCTTGCGAAAGTCGTCATACGTCCGGCGACGTTAAAAGCGGCAAGTACAAATTATccatgcagcagcagcagcagcagtag
- the LOC100680218 gene encoding uncharacterized protein LOC100680218 isoform X1 — protein MFDLLGVGICIACISYLCCIYTTAFVTISPKCDLRKRRGNRRHLLVPYSKPCPDEKGPISCANDTVISSYSETSSSRRRCPCAAARCTERQPIEGPRRRKIYLVASSFLDFESTEDEEAGKRKRSDEGLCYCPSGDKYQLGDFPRRSDRQFECRT, from the exons ATGTTTGACCTTCTAGGCGTCGGTATATGCATTGCCTGCATCTCGTACTTGTGTTGCATATATACAACTGCCTTC GTGACGATATCTCCAAAATGTGATTTACGGAAACGCCGCGGTAATCGTCGCCACCTCCTCGTGCCGTATTCAAAGCCGTGTCCGGATGAAAAAGGGCCGATATCGTGCGCCAATGATACGGTGATCAGTAGTTACTCCGAGACGTCGTCGTCACGACGAAGGTGTCCATGCGCTGCAGCTCGATGTACCGAACGCCAGCCGATCGAAGGGCCGAGAAGACGAAAAATCTATCTCGTTGCCAGTTCTTTTTTGGATTTCGAAAGTACAGAAGATGAAGAGG CAGGAAAACGTAAGCGATCCGACGAAGGCCTGTGCTACTGTCCTTCCGGCGATAAGTACCAACTCGGTGACTTTCCACGACGCAGCGACAGACAGTTCGAGTGTCGTACGTGA
- the LOC100680218 gene encoding uncharacterized protein LOC100680218 isoform X2, with amino-acid sequence MFDLLGVGICIACISYLCCIYTTAFVTISPKCDLRKRRGNRRHLLVPYSKPCPDEKGPISCANDTVISSYSETSSSRRRCPCAAARCTERQPIEGPRRRKIYLVASSFLDFESTEDEEGKRKRSDEGLCYCPSGDKYQLGDFPRRSDRQFECRT; translated from the exons ATGTTTGACCTTCTAGGCGTCGGTATATGCATTGCCTGCATCTCGTACTTGTGTTGCATATATACAACTGCCTTC GTGACGATATCTCCAAAATGTGATTTACGGAAACGCCGCGGTAATCGTCGCCACCTCCTCGTGCCGTATTCAAAGCCGTGTCCGGATGAAAAAGGGCCGATATCGTGCGCCAATGATACGGTGATCAGTAGTTACTCCGAGACGTCGTCGTCACGACGAAGGTGTCCATGCGCTGCAGCTCGATGTACCGAACGCCAGCCGATCGAAGGGCCGAGAAGACGAAAAATCTATCTCGTTGCCAGTTCTTTTTTGGATTTCGAAAGTACAGAAGATGAAGAGG GAAAACGTAAGCGATCCGACGAAGGCCTGTGCTACTGTCCTTCCGGCGATAAGTACCAACTCGGTGACTTTCCACGACGCAGCGACAGACAGTTCGAGTGTCGTACGTGA
- the LOC100119910 gene encoding antigen 5-like protein 1 precursor (The RefSeq protein has 5 substitutions compared to this genomic sequence), producing MGRKIELSFLAVIAISLEFSNAVDYCKICSNNQQTLCKFPNPGPSSACAGFQGSGLTESEKQNILNLHNHLRHNVAIGNETRGSPGPQPAAQSMPNMQWDDELATVAQRWADQYIFGHDSCRNVEHFVVGQNVAIIGTTGNVTNIKVEYMVQVWYDEVKDFSKYQVAKFSARGANGHEMGHYTQLVWAKSTYLGCGAAKYEKDGYNIFYLVCNYGPAGNWIREPVYQAV from the exons ATGGgtagaaaaattgaattatctTTTCTCGCAGTCATAGCAATTTCACTCGAGTTTTCCAATGCAGTTGACTACTGTAAGATCTGTTCAAATAATCAGCAAACGCTTTGCAAGTTTCCC AATCCTGGCCCCTCGTCAGCTTGCGCAGGTTTCCAAGGATCCGGATTGACAGAATCTGAAAAGCAAAATATTCTGAATTTGCACAATCACCTGAGGCACAATGTGGCGATCGGAAATGAAACCAGAGGAAGTCCTGGGCCACAACCTGCTGCTCAGAGTATGCCGAATATG CAATGGGATGACGAACTTGCAACAGTCGCACAGAGGTGGGCTGATCAGTGCATTTTCGGTCACGATAGCTGCAGAAACGTTG AACGCTTCGTCGTAGGACAAAACGTTGCTATCATTGGAACTACTGGCAATGTCATGAACATCAAAGTCGAATACATGGTTCAGGTATGGTACGACGAGGTGAAGGACTTTAGCAAGTATCAAGTTGCCAAATTTAG CGCCAGAGGAGCTAACGGACATGAAATGGGGCATTACACCCAACTAGTCTGGGCTAAGAGTACTTACCTCGGCTGCGGTGCTGCAAAGTACGAGAAAGACGGGTATAACAATTTCTACCTCGTCTGCAACTACGGACCTGCCGGCAATTGGATAGGAGAGCCAGTGTATCAAGCTGTCTAA
- the LOC100678285 gene encoding LOW QUALITY PROTEIN: venom allergen 3 homolog (The sequence of the model RefSeq protein was modified relative to this genomic sequence to represent the inferred CDS: substituted 1 base at 1 genomic stop codon), with amino-acid sequence MDRKIKVALLAVLAVSLEFSSAAAQYCDIRSCGNRQTLCRFPNAGPSSRCTRFQGSGLSNAXKRDILNLHNQLRRNVASGNEKRGSPGPQPATKYMPNLQWDNEIAAVAQRWADQCTWDHDTCRNVARFSVGQNIAWRGTTGNVNNIVVTDMVQSWYNEVKYFSRNLVASYNGKGANGQRVGHYTQLVWAKTTHLGCGATKYFDGQYNRFFLVCNYGPAGNYPGQPLYQAA; translated from the exons ATggatagaaaaattaaagtagCTCTGCTCGCGGTTTTAGCAGTGTCGCTTGAGTTTTCCAGCGCAGCTGCACAGTACTGTGACATTCGGAGCTGTGGCAATAGGCAAACCCTTTGCAGGTTTCCT AATGCCGGTCCCTCGTCCAGATGCACCAGGTTCCAAGGATCCGGATTGTCGAATGCTTAGAAGCGAGATATTCTCAATTTACATAATCAGCTGAGACGCAATGTGGCAAGTGGAAACGAAAAAAGGGGAAGCCCTGGGCCACAACCGGCTACCAAGTATATGCCGAACTTG CAATGGGACAATGAAATCGCAGCAGTAGCGCAGAGATGGGCCGATCAGTGCACTTGGGATCATGATACCTGCAGAAACGTTG CACGCTTCTCTGTGGGACAAAACATCGCATGGAGGGGAACTACCGGCAACGTCAACAATATCGTCGTCACGGATATGGTTCAGTCGTGGTACAACGAGGTGAAGTATTTCAGCAGAAATCTAGTCGCCAGTTACAA CGGCAAAGGAGCTAACGGACAACGGGTCGGGCATTACACCCAACTGGTCTGGGCTAAGACTACCCACCTTGGCTGCGGTGCTACGAAGTACTTCGATGGACAGTACAACAGATTCTTCCTTGTATGCAATTACGGGCCTGCCGGCAATTATCCCGGACAACCACTGTATCAAGCTGCCTAA
- the LOC100680164 gene encoding uncharacterized protein LOC100680164, with protein sequence MNGNLCPVLVIVAVAFVNFSSAADYCNIKSCNGKAHTACTYQSTKPSSRCGAYQGSGLTQLERTNILNLHNQLRRKVASGNEKRGKPGPQPAAKSMPKMEWDNELATVAQRWANQCTWGHDSCRDVPRFKVGQNIAYKGTTGSVSSINVLTMVNTWYNEVKDFNKNEVKSFNNGNGPMIGHYTQMLWANSTKLGCGAMKYKVGKFNKFYLVCNYGPAGNTWNQPVYQTLYFKYISISDYAIPMYRQLCAKMVRKGLVQLFVIVLVLVGFSRAEINEYCKLRTCRGLPHTACTYSSALSSFFSGRSKNIIKSGLTNEEKQKVVDLHNELRQKVAKGQETKGSPGPQPPAKHMPDLEWDDELANLAQKWANQCKFAHDTCRDVKRFKVGQNIATIGTTGDVDSLKLEDLVLMWYNEVEHFDKNNVGRFSGRGANGNAVGHYTQILWAQTTKIGCGAVKYKDGDFNRFFLVCNYGPAGNYIGEPMYETE encoded by the exons ATGAATGGAAATCTGTGTCCAGTGCTTGTGATCGTCGCGGTCGCGTTTGTTAACTTTTCGAGTGCCGCCGATTACTGCAATATTAAGAGCTGCAATGGTAAAGCTCACACTGCTTGCACCTACCAA TCAACGAAGCCATCGAGTCGCTGCGGAGCATATCAAGGATCTGGATTGACGCAACTGGAAAGAACGAACATCCTGAACTTACACAATCAACTGAGGCGAAAAGTGGCCAGTGGAAATGAAAAACGCGGAAAACCGGGACCTCAACCAGCTGCGAAGTCTATGCCGAAAATG GAATGGGACAATGAACTGGCTACAGTAGCTCAACGATGGGCCAATCAGTGCACATGGGGACACGATTCGTGCCGAGATGTTC CACGATTCAAAGTTGGCCAAAATATTGCCTACAAAGGCACTACGGGATCTGTTTCAAGCATTAACGTTCTAACAATGGTCAACACCTGGTACAACGAGGTCAAAGATTTCAACAAAAATGAAGTTAAAAGCTTCAA CAATGGCAATGGCCCAATGATCGGTCACTACACGCAGATGCTTTGGGCTAACAGTACCAAACTAGGCTGCGGTGCTATGAAGTACAAGGTTGGAAAgttcaacaaattttatttggtctGCAACTATGGGCCGGCTGGTAACACCTGGAATCAACCCGTCTATCAAACCCTATA TTTTAAGTATATTAGTATTAGTGATTATGCCATCCCTATGTACAGGCAACTGT GTGCAAAAATGGTAAGAAAAGGGCTGGTGCAGCTGTTTGTGATTGTCCTTGTGCTTGTCGGTTTTTCGAGAGCCGAAATTAACGAGTATTGCAAGCTTCGGACCTGTCGGGGACTGCCGCATACAGCTTGCACGTACTCA TCTGCACTATCGTCTTTCTTTTCCGGCCGCAGCAAGAATATAATAAAGTCAGGCCTCACGAATGAAGAAAAGCAGAAAGTCGTAGACTTGCACAACGAATTACGGCAAAAAGTAGCAAAGGGTCAGGAGACAAAAGGAAGTCCTGGACCGCAACCTCCGGCAAAGCATATGCCCGATCTT GAGTGGGATGACGAGTTGGCTAATCTAGCTCAAAAGTGGGCCAATCAGTGCAAATTTGCTCATGACACTTGCAGAGACGTCA AGCGATTCAAAGTCGGACAAAACATTGCAACTATTGGCACCACAGGAGACGTAGACAGCCTGAAACTTGAAGATTTGGTTCTCATGTGGTACAACGAAGTTGAACATTTCGACAAGAACAACGTCGGTCGATTCAG cgGTCGAGGTGCTAACGGCAACGCAGTTGGCCATTACACCCAAATCCTTTGGGCCCAAACTACGAAGATCGGTTGCGGAGCAGTCAAGTACAAAGACGGCGATTTCAATAGATTCTTCCTCGTTTGCAATTACGGACCTGCTGGAAATTACATCGGTGAGCCGATGTACGAAACTGAGTGA
- the LOC100119841 gene encoding venom allergen 5-like — MAARIVVLFALLAVLCGLSSAQNYCNIKTCRGRPHTACRFQSALPASRCTGLQQTGLTSEEKQKVLNLHNELRQRVARGQEHRGSLGPQPAATNMAHLTWDNELEKIAQTWASQCNFAHDSCRDVERFNVGQNIAYTATTGDISTLDVEQLVKNWYDEVKNYNHNQVARFGAVRGNGGKQIGHYTQLVWADTTKLGCGAIKYKDGKFNKFYLVCNYGPSGNWIGEPVYQTR, encoded by the exons ATGGCCGCACGAATCGTTGTATTGTTCGCGTTACTCGCAGTGCTCTGCGGACTGTCCAGTGCGCAAAATTACTGCAATATCAAGACCTGCCGAGGTAGACCACACACGGCTTGTAGATTCCAG tcTGCTCTGCCGGCGTCTCGATGCACTGGTTTGCAACAAACTGGCCTCACATCCGAAGAGAAGCAGAAGGTCTTGAATCTTCACAATGAGCTGAGACAAAGGGTAGCCAGAGGACAGGAGCATCGCGGAAGTCTGGGACCTCAGCCAGCTGCAACCAACATGGCTCATCTA ACGTGGGATAATGAATTGGAGAAGATCGCGCAAACCTGGGCTAGTCAGTGCAACTTCGCTCATGATTCTTGCAGAGATGTCG AACGTTTCAATGTCGGTCAAAACATCGCTTACACAGCTACCACGGGAGACATCAGTACCTTAGACGTTGAACAGTTGGTCAAGAACTGGTACGACGAAGTAAAGAACTACAACCACAACCAAGTTGCTAGATTCGG tgCCGTTCGTGGAAATGGTGGAAAGCAAATTGGTCACTACACTCAGCTTGTTTGGGCTGATACTACTAAACTTGGCTGTGGCGCCATTAAGTACAAGGATGGAAAGTTCAACAAATTCTACCTCGTCTGCAACTATGGACCGTCCGGCAACTGGATTGGAGAACCAGTTTACCAGACtcgctaa